A single genomic interval of Zingiber officinale cultivar Zhangliang chromosome 4A, Zo_v1.1, whole genome shotgun sequence harbors:
- the LOC121973127 gene encoding 40S ribosomal protein S27-2-like, with protein MVLPNDIDLLNPPAELEKKRHKLKRLVQSPNSFFMDVKCQGCFNITTVFSHSQTVVVCGNCQTVLCQPTGGRARLTEGCSFRRKGD; from the exons ATG GTTCTTCCCAACGATATCGATCTTCTCAACCCTCCGGCCGAGCtcgaaaagaagaggcacaagctGAAGCGTCTTGTCCAGTCTCCCAATTCCTTCTTCATG GACGTGAAGTGTCAAGGCTGCTTCAACAT AACTACTGTTTTTAGTCACTCGCAGACCGTAGTGGTCTGCGGAAATTGCCAGACAGTGCTCTGTCAACCTACTGGCGGCCGCGCAAGACTCACCGAGGGGTGCTCCTTCCGGCGGAAGGGCGACTGA
- the LOC121969535 gene encoding uncharacterized protein LOC121969535 has product MVGDNAEISHAKSAIFNKIHQKDYSGARALILEALKSSLLFDHASELLAVCDILFHAETESYLPHYGIDWYLILQLGPSPEPSEIHARYSILVSQLNRVKNDLPGTELALNYVKEAYSVLSNPVKRAVFDSKRSGSRAAPCRSNSQFKASYFMDAGHPVVIESKVSENTWSKNGSSTLTNDASEDATDYQQKKNLMHVSGSVKFQESSNFGDGLYLKLPDENESSQPQSETRNMTTESNLDFGGSSKSKMSMRESSEDDANQQRKKVCIDETICIKEKYSISQFSSPARTTDSGGSNASVPHCKSKLSANDFKVDQVWAVYDERDAMPRSYAKVTYIVSPCTVCVAFLEPNPMLDEEIRWVEENLPCACGIFRVGREAHLDISRFSHRVNFDISKKKSFYRIFPKEGEIWALYRNWNKSWRSSDFLHYKCRVVEILSDFSESGISIRSLVEVDGYMTFFTKQLDDGFQLTKQLNRVEMLSFSHRIPAYSVVDIKNNAIPQGSWHLEPDALPPRWSIPDAV; this is encoded by the coding sequence ATGGTTGGTGATAATGCAGAGATTAGTCATGCTAAAAGTGCAATCTTCAACAAAATCCATCAGAAAGATTATAGTGGTGCCAGGGCCCTTATTCTTGAAGCCTTGAAATCATCCTTATTGTTTGACCATGCCTCAGAATTGCTTGCAGTCTGTGATATTCTTTTCCATGCTGAGACAGAGAGCTATCTCCCACATTATGGCATTGATTGGTACCTGATTTTACAGCTTGGCCCTTCTCCCGAGCCTTCTGAGATACATGCCCGCTATTCAATACTTGTATCACAACTGAATCGTGTTAAGAATGATTTGCCAGGTACTGAGTTGGCACTAAATTATGTGAAGGAGGCATATTCTGTGCTTTCAAATCCTGTTAAACGAGCAGTGTTTGATTCCAAACGAAGTGGTTCTCGTGCTGCTCCATGCAGATCAAACTCTCAGTTTAAGGCCAGTTACTTTATGGATGCTGGCCATCCAGTGGTCATTGAAAGCAAGGTTTCAGAAAATACTTGGAGCAAAAATGGTTCTTCTACATTAACTAATGATGCTTCAGAAGATGCCACTGATTACCAGCAAAAGAAAAATTTGATGCATGTGTCAGGCTCTGTCAAATTCCAAGAGAGTTCCAATTTCGGTGatggtttatatttgaaattGCCAGATGAAAATGAATCTTCTCAACCACAGTCAGAGACAAGGAATATGACTACTGAAAGTAATTTAGATTTTGGTGGTTCTTCCAAAAGTAAAATGAGCATGCGTGAATCTTCCGAAGACGATGCTAATCAGCAACGAAAGAAGGTTTGCATTGATGAAACAATCTGCATCAAGGAAAAATACAGTATTTCTCAGTTCTCTAGTCCTGCTAGGACTACAGATTCCGGTGGGTCAAATGCCAGTGTCCCACACTGCAAGTCCAAGTTGTCTGCTAATGATTTCAAAGTAGACCAAGTTTGGGCTGTATATGATGAAAGGGATGCTATGCCTCGGTCATATGCCAAGGTAACATATATCGTTTCACCATGCACAGTGTGTGTGGCATTCTTAGAACCAAATCCAATGCTTGATGAAGAAATTCGATGGGTGGAAGAAAATTTACCATGTGCATGTGGTATTTTTCGAGTTGGCAGGGAGGCTCATTTGGACATTTCCAGGTTTTCTCATCGTGTCAATTTTGATATAAGCAAAAAGAAGTCCTTCTATAGAATTTTTCCCAAGGAAGGTGAGATCTGGGCTTTGTATAGAAACTGGAACAAGAGTTGGAGAAGCTCAGATTTTCTCCATTACAAATGTCGAGTGGTGGAGATACTTTCAGATTTCTCTGAGAGTGGAATTAGCATACGAAGCTTAGTGGAGGTGGATGGATACATGACCTTTTTCACCAAGCAGTTGGATGATGGTTTCCAATTGACAAAGCAACTGAACAGAGTAGAAATGCTCAGCTTTTCTCACAGAATCCCTGCGTACAGTGTAGTCGATATTAAAAACAACGCGATCCCACAAGGCTCATGGCACCTTGAACCTGATGCGCTCCCTCCTCGGTGGAGCATCCCTGATGCAGTCTGA